The sequence TTCGCGGCTCCGGTGGCGTGCGAAAACTCCGCTGGGCACGCAAGGGCATGGGCAAGCGTGGCGGGTTGCGGGTGATCTATTTCGTACGCTACCAGTCTAACGAGTGCTGGATGCTCACTGTGTACGCCAAGGCCAAGCAAGATAACGTCCCCGCTCATATTCTCAAACAACTGAGGGAGGCATTCGAACGTGAGTAAGAAACTGACTGGGCGAGCACTGGCTCAATTCGAGG comes from Candidatus Methylomirabilis lanthanidiphila and encodes:
- the higB-2_2 gene encoding Toxin HigB-2, with the protein product MFTFIESAAFDRVRAVYLDDDEYAELQQFLMENPEAGDVVRGSGGVRKLRWARKGMGKRGGLRVIYFVRYQSNECWMLTVYAKAKQDNVPAHILKQLREAFERE